The bacterium genome includes a window with the following:
- a CDS encoding 2-dehydropantoate 2-reductase, with protein MKIGIVGAGAMGGLFGGMLTRAGQDVWLIDNHNERAEKINREGLIIEASKALQPGEPKQEIIKIKTTTDPSNVGSCDLVILLVKAYDTEQATRNSLPLTGSKTAWLTLQNGLGNIERMGKIVGKGRVVGGVTYQGATVLEMGRIRHAAFEKTVIGEISGKVSERIKSISDIFNQAGIDTEISDNIEGMLWGKLLVNAVINPLTAITRVRNGQLLESPSLRETMKLIVEEAMRVPLKKGIRLPYQRVFEKVEESCQVSRDNISSMLQDILRKKRTEVDFINGAIVTEAEKIGVSTPLNRALWKIVKFLEGRGEYVK; from the coding sequence ATGAAGATAGGAATTGTGGGTGCTGGGGCGATGGGTGGGTTATTTGGTGGGATGCTCACCAGAGCAGGGCAGGATGTTTGGCTAATTGACAATCATAACGAAAGGGCGGAGAAGATAAATAGAGAAGGACTGATTATAGAAGCAAGTAAAGCCCTTCAGCCCGGGGAACCTAAACAGGAAATAATAAAAATAAAGACAACAACAGACCCTTCCAACGTAGGCTCCTGCGATTTGGTTATTCTTTTAGTTAAAGCTTATGATACAGAACAAGCCACCAGGAATTCTTTACCTCTAACTGGAAGTAAGACAGCCTGGCTTACCCTGCAAAATGGCCTGGGGAACATTGAGAGGATGGGTAAAATCGTGGGTAAGGGTAGAGTGGTTGGTGGTGTCACTTATCAAGGTGCTACTGTATTAGAGATGGGAAGGATAAGACATGCAGCCTTTGAAAAGACGGTCATTGGAGAAATTAGTGGCAAGGTGAGTGAGAGAATTAAGTCCATTTCAGATATTTTCAATCAGGCAGGCATAGATACTGAAATTTCCGATAATATAGAAGGTATGCTATGGGGTAAACTATTAGTGAATGCAGTAATAAATCCTTTAACAGCTATTACCAGGGTAAGAAATGGCCAGTTACTGGAATCTCCCAGTCTGAGAGAGACAATGAAGCTCATTGTCGAAGAAGCTATGCGAGTTCCTCTAAAGAAGGGAATCAGACTACCTTATCAGAGAGTATTTGAGAAAGTGGAAGAGTCCTGTCAGGTTTCCAGAGATAACATTTCTTCTATGCTGCAGGATATATTGAGAAAGAAGAGAACAGAGGTAGATTTTATCAATGGTGCAATAGTTACTGAAGCTGAGAAAATAGGAGTATCTACACCGCTGAATAGGGCTCTTTGGAAGATAGTTAAATTTTTAGAAGGGAGGGGAGAATATGTTAAGTGA
- a CDS encoding formate--tetrahydrofolate ligase: MLSDLEIAQRAKMKPVVEIAQALGIKEDEIEPYGKYMAKVSLEILERLKDRPNGKFITVTAITPTPLGEGKTVTAFGLGMALAKIGKKVCNTCRQPSKGPTFGIKGGAAGGGYSQVLPMENINLHFTGDAHAVESAHNLLAAAIDASILHGNKLNIDPLSITWRRCVDISDRALRNIVIGLGGKANGYPRETGYDITVATETMAILALATGLFDLRKRLGRVVVGYTYDGKPVTAEQLKIAGAMTVLLKDAIKPNLVQTTENTPVLNHAGPFANVAHGNNSALADMVALKLVDYVVTESGFGADCGFEKLINVKCRQSGLKVDCAVVVASIRALKMHGGAFEVRPGVDLDEKLVAKENMEALEKGCENLAKHIENVHIHGLPAVVAINRFTSDTDKEVEFVRKKALEAGAEDAAPVDCWAKGGEGAIQLAEAVVAAVDKPHQMQFLYPDDASIKEKIETIATKIYGADGVDYAPLAEKKIKLYTELGYNKMPINMAKTHLSLSHDPNLKCVPRHYRIPVRDIRASVGAGFLYPLLGTMSTMPGLPSIPAATKVDIDKSGKTVGLF; the protein is encoded by the coding sequence ATGTTAAGTGATTTAGAGATTGCCCAGAGGGCGAAGATGAAGCCCGTTGTGGAAATCGCTCAGGCTCTGGGCATTAAGGAAGATGAGATTGAGCCTTATGGAAAGTATATGGCCAAGGTCTCTTTGGAAATCCTGGAGAGATTGAAAGATAGACCTAACGGTAAATTTATTACAGTAACTGCGATTACTCCCACTCCCTTAGGGGAAGGGAAGACAGTCACTGCTTTTGGTTTGGGGATGGCTTTGGCTAAGATAGGAAAGAAAGTCTGTAACACCTGTCGCCAACCTTCAAAGGGTCCCACGTTCGGCATTAAGGGCGGTGCCGCTGGAGGAGGTTACTCTCAGGTTCTTCCTATGGAGAACATTAATCTACATTTTACTGGAGATGCCCATGCAGTAGAATCGGCTCACAATCTTTTAGCCGCGGCAATAGATGCCAGCATTCTTCACGGAAATAAATTGAACATCGATCCTCTCAGTATTACCTGGCGAAGATGCGTTGATATCAGTGATCGGGCACTGCGAAACATAGTTATTGGACTGGGGGGTAAGGCTAATGGTTATCCAAGGGAAACAGGTTATGATATCACCGTGGCTACCGAGACTATGGCTATTCTTGCGCTAGCCACAGGCCTCTTCGACTTGAGAAAGAGGTTGGGTAGGGTAGTAGTGGGTTATACTTATGATGGCAAACCGGTAACTGCTGAACAGCTTAAGATTGCGGGAGCAATGACAGTGTTGTTGAAGGATGCCATTAAGCCCAATCTTGTGCAGACAACGGAGAATACACCTGTTCTTAATCACGCTGGACCCTTCGCCAATGTTGCTCATGGGAATAACTCGGCACTCGCTGATATGGTAGCTCTTAAACTAGTCGATTACGTAGTTACAGAAAGTGGCTTTGGCGCAGACTGTGGTTTCGAGAAATTAATCAACGTTAAGTGCCGGCAGAGTGGTTTAAAAGTTGATTGTGCTGTGGTAGTCGCTTCCATAAGGGCATTGAAAATGCATGGTGGAGCGTTTGAGGTGCGCCCGGGAGTGGACTTAGATGAGAAATTGGTGGCCAAGGAGAATATGGAAGCTCTGGAGAAGGGATGTGAAAATCTTGCCAAACATATAGAGAATGTCCACATTCATGGACTTCCTGCAGTAGTGGCGATTAATAGATTTACTTCAGATACTGATAAAGAGGTAGAATTTGTAAGGAAAAAGGCTCTGGAAGCTGGTGCGGAAGATGCTGCCCCTGTAGATTGTTGGGCTAAAGGTGGCGAAGGTGCTATTCAATTGGCTGAAGCAGTTGTGGCAGCAGTGGATAAGCCACACCAGATGCAGTTCCTCTATCCAGACGATGCATCTATCAAAGAAAAGATTGAGACAATAGCTACAAAAATATATGGAGCAGACGGGGTAGATTATGCTCCTCTTGCCGAAAAGAAGATTAAATTGTATACTGAATTGGGTTATAATAAGATGCCCATCAACATGGCCAAGACCCATCTTTCTCTTTCTCATGACCCAAATCTAAAGTGTGTGCCTCGCCATTACAGGATACCCGTTCGAGATATCCGGGCATCAGTAGGAGCTGGATTCCTCTATCCTCTCTTAGGGACTATGAGTACTATGCCTGGGCTTCCTTCAATCCCAGCTGCCACCAAAGTGGACATCGATAAGAGTGGAAAGACAGTGGGATTGTTCTAA
- a CDS encoding lipoyl domain-containing protein — protein MKEIILPDMGEEVKEATISFWHHEEGDKVTKGEDLVEITTEKASFQVEAPASGILSKISAGEGEVVKSGQVLGIIE, from the coding sequence ATGAAAGAGATAATTTTGCCAGATATGGGTGAAGAGGTAAAGGAAGCAACTATCTCCTTCTGGCATCACGAGGAGGGAGACAAAGTAACCAAGGGGGAGGATTTAGTAGAGATTACTACGGAGAAAGCAAGTTTTCAAGTTGAAGCCCCCGCTTCTGGAATCTTAAGCAAAATTTCCGCTGGTGAAGGTGAAGTAGTAAAATCTGGACAGGTCCTGGGAATTATCGAATGA
- a CDS encoding methylenetetrahydrofolate reductase C-terminal domain-containing protein, translating to MIIMEQKPFEEIFSFLKDEKSILIVGCAQCATVCKVGGEEEVKAMKDKLESQGKKVSGWVVIDPACQSVEVKKNFQANKDKITSSDAILVMACGNGVQSVKESAERIKMEKPVHPGCNTLFLGEVVRAGYFEEKCSLCGDCLLEVTGGICPVTRCSKGLLNGPCGGSSEGKCEVDPERDCAWALIYEELKKRGKLDRMKAIQPAKDHSKLIKPRTLTLGS from the coding sequence ATGATAATAATGGAACAGAAACCATTTGAGGAAATTTTTTCGTTTTTAAAAGACGAAAAGTCCATACTTATTGTGGGTTGTGCACAGTGCGCCACTGTGTGTAAAGTTGGTGGCGAAGAAGAAGTTAAAGCTATGAAAGATAAATTGGAGAGTCAAGGCAAAAAGGTGAGTGGTTGGGTAGTTATAGACCCAGCCTGCCAGAGCGTTGAGGTAAAGAAGAATTTCCAGGCAAATAAAGATAAAATTACCTCAAGTGACGCCATTTTGGTAATGGCTTGCGGTAACGGGGTCCAGTCTGTAAAGGAGAGTGCCGAGAGAATAAAGATGGAAAAACCAGTCCATCCGGGATGCAACACACTTTTCCTGGGAGAAGTGGTAAGGGCAGGCTATTTCGAGGAAAAGTGTAGTCTCTGTGGAGATTGTCTGTTAGAGGTAACTGGTGGGATCTGTCCTGTTACTCGCTGTTCCAAGGGACTTCTCAATGGTCCTTGCGGGGGGAGTTCTGAAGGGAAATGTGAAGTTGATCCTGAACGCGATTGTGCTTGGGCGCTTATTTATGAAGAGTTGAAGAAGAGAGGAAAGCTCGATAGAATGAAAGCTATACAACCGGCAAAGGACCATTCGAAACTTATAAAACCCCGTACCTTGACCTTGGGTAGTTAA
- the lpdA gene encoding dihydrolipoyl dehydrogenase — protein sequence MDSNANYDIAIIGAGPGGYVAAIRASQLGGKVVVIEKGELGGTCVNIGCIPTKTLVASARLLNSVKKGGEFGINSGEVSVDFSTISKRKERIVRQLVSGIGQLFKSYGVEVIKGKGRLTERIKDKAIEIEIEKDDGSVEKVMAKKLIIATGSIPARISGISIDEQDVITSDQALELEEIPSSLLIVGGGVIGVEFASIFNSLGSKVTIVELLPRIIPTEDGEISEQLKKLLVKSGIEINTGVKVKEIISDNGKKKVIIETPRGKEEKVAQKVLIATGRKPYTEGLGLEKTGIGLEKGRILVNERMKTNLPGIFAIGDVVGGVLLAHVASAEGIVASENAMGNQSKIDYRVIPNCIYSLPEVASVGLSEERAKEMGYEMAVGRFPFLANARATIMGERIGLVKIVADRKTDEILGVHIVGADATELIAEASVAIKAKVTTKDLERMIHGHPTLSEAIFEAAHDVHGEAIDLKKK from the coding sequence ATGGACTCAAATGCAAATTATGATATTGCTATAATTGGCGCTGGACCAGGGGGTTATGTGGCGGCAATCAGGGCTTCCCAGTTGGGCGGTAAAGTAGTAGTGATTGAAAAGGGCGAACTGGGAGGAACCTGTGTGAATATAGGTTGTATCCCCACAAAGACGCTTGTGGCAAGTGCCCGCCTTCTTAATTCAGTTAAGAAGGGAGGCGAGTTTGGAATCAATTCTGGAGAAGTCAGTGTAGATTTCTCTACAATATCTAAAAGAAAAGAAAGGATAGTAAGACAACTTGTTAGTGGTATAGGTCAGTTATTCAAAAGCTATGGCGTTGAAGTGATAAAAGGAAAAGGGAGATTAACTGAGAGAATTAAAGATAAAGCGATTGAGATAGAAATAGAAAAAGATGATGGTTCAGTAGAAAAAGTTATGGCTAAAAAGTTAATCATTGCCACAGGTTCTATCCCTGCCCGGATTTCCGGAATCTCCATAGATGAACAGGATGTGATAACCAGCGACCAGGCTCTGGAATTGGAAGAAATTCCTTCTTCCCTACTTATTGTGGGAGGTGGGGTTATTGGAGTAGAATTTGCTTCCATATTTAACAGCTTAGGGAGTAAAGTGACAATTGTTGAACTCCTGCCACGGATTATTCCCACTGAAGATGGAGAGATATCTGAACAACTGAAGAAGCTTCTGGTCAAATCTGGAATAGAAATAAATACAGGAGTGAAAGTTAAAGAGATAATATCCGACAATGGCAAAAAGAAAGTTATAATAGAGACTCCCCGAGGAAAAGAGGAAAAAGTTGCCCAGAAAGTACTGATTGCTACAGGTAGGAAGCCTTATACAGAGGGTTTGGGTCTGGAGAAGACAGGGATTGGGTTGGAAAAGGGAAGAATATTGGTAAATGAGAGGATGAAAACGAATCTTCCAGGAATATTTGCCATTGGAGATGTAGTGGGAGGGGTTCTTCTTGCCCATGTCGCTTCAGCTGAGGGTATTGTGGCTAGTGAAAATGCGATGGGTAATCAATCGAAAATCGACTACAGGGTTATTCCCAATTGTATCTATTCTCTCCCTGAAGTTGCCAGCGTTGGTCTCAGTGAGGAGAGAGCAAAAGAGATGGGTTACGAAATGGCTGTAGGAAGATTTCCCTTCCTGGCCAATGCCCGGGCGACTATTATGGGAGAAAGAATAGGCTTGGTGAAGATAGTAGCAGATAGAAAAACTGATGAGATATTGGGTGTACATATAGTTGGTGCGGATGCTACGGAATTGATAGCTGAGGCCAGCGTGGCTATTAAAGCGAAAGTTACCACTAAGGATTTGGAAAGAATGATTCACGGCCATCCCACTTTGAGTGAAGCAATATTTGAAGCAGCTCATGATGTCCATGGAGAGGCTATAGATTTAAAGAAGAAATAG
- the lipB gene encoding lipoyl(octanoyl) transferase LipB: MGKCRVLYLGLVSYEKAYDLQRKLHKFRREGRIDDVLILLEHEPVVTIGRGGKRDNILVSDELLQSKGIRVFEIDRGGDVTLHCPGQLVGYPILDLKIYGKNIHRYLRNLEEVIIRSLKVYGIYGQRIENHTGVWVGEKKIASIGIGIKGWVTFHGFSLNINPDLSYFLLIRPCGFESRTVTSMSEILGRPVEPKDFRYRLIEQFGKVFNLEMEENGKQVSPLDSKEIVSCSL; the protein is encoded by the coding sequence ATGGGAAAATGTAGAGTGTTATACCTGGGATTGGTTAGTTATGAGAAGGCTTACGATTTACAGAGGAAACTCCATAAATTCAGGAGAGAAGGAAGAATCGATGATGTTTTGATTCTACTGGAGCATGAGCCAGTGGTGACTATAGGAAGGGGAGGTAAAAGGGATAACATCTTAGTTTCCGATGAGTTATTGCAAAGTAAAGGAATTAGAGTTTTTGAAATAGACAGAGGAGGCGATGTTACTCTCCATTGTCCTGGACAGCTCGTAGGATATCCCATTCTCGACCTAAAAATTTATGGGAAAAATATACATAGGTATCTAAGAAATCTCGAAGAAGTAATAATCCGTTCATTGAAAGTTTACGGCATATATGGCCAAAGGATTGAGAACCATACCGGAGTTTGGGTAGGGGAGAAAAAGATTGCATCCATAGGAATTGGCATAAAGGGCTGGGTCACTTTCCATGGGTTTAGTCTCAATATAAATCCTGATCTGTCCTATTTTTTATTAATTAGGCCCTGTGGATTTGAAAGTAGAACAGTGACTTCTATGAGCGAGATATTGGGCAGGCCAGTCGAGCCAAAAGATTTCCGTTACCGGTTGATAGAACAGTTTGGAAAAGTATTCAATCTGGAAATGGAGGAAAATGGTAAGCAGGTTTCCCCCCTGGATAGTAAAGAGATTGTCTCTTGCTCCCTCTGA
- the lipA gene encoding lipoyl synthase, producing the protein MVSRFPPWIVKRLSLAPSDKKGGGEEVNKTRNLLSRLDLHTVCEGARCPNLWECFAESTATFMILGKICTRNCKFCSVAKGSPLPVDRKEPKRIAQAVKKLDLKHVVITSVTRDDLPDRGAFQFFSTIMEVHSINPDVIIEVLIPDFAGSREAIKQVLKAGTDIIAHNLETVPSLYRKVRPGASYERSLKLLKLVKILQPDIYTKTGLMLGLGEEKQEILGVMEDLRKIDCDILTMGQYLQPSSSHLEVRRFIPPSEFEEYKKVAEKMEFLFVAAGPFVRSSYRASEFSSRFIRKRKRGQSHFLMP; encoded by the coding sequence ATGGTAAGCAGGTTTCCCCCCTGGATAGTAAAGAGATTGTCTCTTGCTCCCTCTGACAAAAAAGGAGGAGGAGAAGAGGTTAATAAGACGAGAAATCTCCTCAGCAGATTAGATTTGCATACTGTCTGTGAAGGAGCCCGTTGTCCTAACCTCTGGGAATGTTTCGCTGAATCTACAGCCACTTTCATGATTTTAGGTAAAATCTGTACAAGGAACTGTAAATTCTGTAGTGTGGCTAAAGGGAGCCCTTTACCAGTTGACCGGAAGGAACCCAAAAGAATAGCCCAGGCAGTGAAGAAATTGGACTTGAAGCATGTAGTAATTACCTCAGTTACCCGTGATGATTTGCCAGATAGGGGAGCTTTTCAATTTTTCTCTACAATTATGGAGGTTCACTCGATAAATCCTGATGTAATTATAGAAGTGCTTATTCCCGATTTCGCAGGAAGTAGAGAAGCGATTAAGCAGGTATTAAAGGCGGGGACTGACATTATCGCACATAACTTAGAGACAGTGCCATCTCTATATCGAAAGGTGAGACCCGGGGCATCTTATGAGAGGTCTCTGAAGTTGCTTAAGTTGGTGAAGATTTTGCAGCCTGATATCTACACTAAGACGGGCCTGATGCTCGGCTTAGGAGAGGAAAAGCAGGAGATTTTGGGCGTAATGGAAGATTTGAGAAAAATAGATTGTGATATTCTCACTATGGGACAATATCTACAACCGAGTAGCTCGCATCTGGAAGTTCGTAGATTTATTCCTCCGAGTGAATTTGAAGAATATAAAAAGGTAGCGGAAAAGATGGAATTCCTGTTTGTGGCAGCAGGACCCTTTGTTCGCAGCTCATATAGAGCAAGTGAATTTTCCAGTCGATTCATTCGAAAAAGAAAAAGGGGTCAGAGTCATTTTTTGATGCCATAA
- a CDS encoding methylenetetrahydrofolate reductase, translating to MVLSEALKSGKFVVTSEIGPPKGVEMREILSEAEFFKGKVEAVNVTDLQSSVMKLGSLATCRLLIENGVEPVFQITCRDRNRLALQSDILSAYVLGIRNLLILTGDHPKLGDDPAAKPVFDLDSVQLLEAVKKLQEGEDMAGNKLEGEPPKFFVGAVVNPGADPIEPQIIKMEKKIKTGAQFFQSQAVYEPEKFAQFMKKVKGFGVPVLAGIVLLKSAGMARYMNKNVSGVYVPDPLIEEMEKVEKEKRGEKSIEIAARLIRELKGLCQGVHIMPLGWGNKVPKVLEAAGL from the coding sequence ATAGTGCTTTCTGAGGCTTTAAAATCAGGTAAATTTGTAGTGACTTCAGAGATAGGACCACCTAAAGGTGTAGAAATGAGAGAAATCCTTTCTGAAGCTGAATTCTTTAAAGGTAAAGTAGAAGCTGTGAATGTAACTGACCTACAGAGTTCGGTTATGAAGTTGGGTTCTTTAGCTACTTGCCGTCTTTTGATAGAGAATGGTGTTGAACCTGTGTTTCAAATAACCTGTCGCGACCGCAATCGCCTTGCTCTGCAGTCGGATATTCTGAGTGCCTATGTTCTAGGAATTAGAAACCTGCTCATTCTCACCGGAGACCATCCCAAATTGGGTGACGACCCAGCGGCGAAGCCTGTTTTCGACCTCGATTCGGTACAACTACTGGAGGCGGTCAAAAAATTACAGGAAGGGGAAGATATGGCAGGGAACAAGTTGGAAGGTGAACCGCCAAAATTCTTTGTGGGAGCAGTAGTAAATCCCGGTGCCGATCCTATAGAGCCGCAAATAATAAAAATGGAAAAAAAGATAAAAACTGGAGCACAATTCTTCCAGAGCCAGGCAGTCTACGAGCCTGAGAAGTTTGCCCAGTTTATGAAGAAAGTGAAGGGTTTTGGCGTTCCTGTTCTGGCGGGAATTGTTCTTTTGAAATCTGCAGGAATGGCAAGATATATGAATAAGAACGTTAGCGGAGTATATGTTCCCGACCCGCTTATCGAGGAGATGGAGAAGGTAGAGAAAGAGAAAAGAGGAGAGAAGAGTATAGAAATTGCCGCAAGGCTAATCAGGGAACTTAAAGGTCTCTGTCAGGGCGTGCACATTATGCCTCTTGGCTGGGGAAATAAAGTCCCCAAAGTTTTAGAGGCAGCCGGTCTATGA